From Pieris rapae chromosome 15, ilPieRapa1.1, whole genome shotgun sequence:
atatatatcttgCCAATTTGCCcccagttattaaaaaaaaacactatatttttttgtcacgAAAATACATTAACTAGTACACAATGCGCGTATAGACTTCCTTAATGGTCCTGAGATCAAACCCCGGTTATACACTAAATATTTGTACCTATGGTAAGAAAAAACGAGAAGAATATGTTAATAccaaaaatcaaagaaaacttATATACTTGTCCAAAAAATGGAAACAATCTAAGGGTCAAGACCTTTCGAAACCCATGTAGGGTTGTAGTgcccaattatttttatagttccTTATAATCACCATCAAGCCGTGCAAATCTGGGATGCTCTGAACAGCAACTGTCCTGTTGACAAAGGACATCCGCTGTGTGACAACACGCCGCTTCCGGTATACACCTGCCAGTTGAGCAGTTCAGGCGATCATTtcctgaaataattaatttatttctataattgatttttaagagattcaaaatttacatttcttttcattaacatgaaataaagtttattttaactgtagTTATTTCAAAGATTTCACATAGAAAAACCATCACTGACtgaaatttatctaaaataatgtGAACAAATTTGAACAATTGACATCATaaacattcaattaatatcgtttattataaaaaatagggtaTTTATCATAACaagtaacaaataatatgCACTTACTCAGACATGGCTGCGGTGGGCATATGTCGAGCGCTTCGTCTTCGCCGCGTGCGCAATCTGGTTTTCCGTCACACACGTACCGAGGCAAAACGCAACGAGCGCCGCAAGAGAAAGCTCCGCGGGCACATTGCGAGCCTAAAGGATACAATTACAATACACTGTATGGAGTGTCATCATTTGGGCTTCGAGCATGAGAGATAAATTTGAACGGTGAACAAACACAGAATCTATCTGGCAAATCTCTGCGAACGGATACTGAACTATTCAACTAAGGAATACCAATCAAGCAGTTTTGCAGCCTGTGTAATCCCATGTGTGTGAATCCCTGTGGTTCGAAATCCCATGAATAATAGTCCCAGCCAATTACAGTATATAGTCCATAATAAAGGGTAGAGGTATAAACAAAttggtaatataaaaaaaattaaaatcttgcATTTGTTTGTAATGGGGTATGATATTTTACTTGATTgccaaacaaaaaatatatttttaattattataattacctcTCTTCTGCACTAATAAATACTTAGTGATGCTAAATGGTGGCGATGAGCACATGTAGTGACCACTGTCTGTCAGCTGAAGGTCATACTTCTCCAATTGACTGCTGCTGGCCAGACCTGATGGTGATACTGTGAAAGTGctgaaagaaatatttctaatatagaatctgtgtttttaataatcaatatttcttGGATTGTCCAACAAAAATGTCTGAACGTACCTTAATCCTTTTTGTaaggaaaattaaaagcaacaaAATTTAGTGTATGTGCATACAGACTGAAGCATAAGTAGAATGATTGGAATCTGATTAAATCtgacacaaaaattatttaactattttattttttatgcaacaagtttattgattaatattacCTCGCCCCGGTATTATTCCCAACATAATTCCACACATAGGCTCTTGCAGTATTATCTCCACGAGTGGCACAAACCAATGTAAGGTTATCATGCACCCGTCTCACAAGTACATCTATGTACTCCACTGCCCCAGGACTGTAGAGTGTCAATGAGGGTATTTGGAGATCACTGGTACCTAAACATAAATGCTCTCTGTTTGTAAAGAATACACCATATagcaaacaaaaaattatacaatgatTATTTAGTCTTGCcaatattaaattgcttacATATTTTCTCTCTATAActcaaaaaatttttttggagTTCAGaggaaagttcattggtgatGTAAACAACCACTGTTTCATAGAAAACAATTTAggagtataaaaaaaacataattatcaattaaGGAATGGATAATTTATGGCTCATATTAACAACACATGTTTACTGAGACCAATCGAGAGAAAAAGATGTTCCAGAACAATTTGGCCTACCAATGAGTatcagtatattaaaaataataaaaagttaatcaGACatgcaaaaaatacaaaactactTCACAGccttcaaaacaaaaatatctgtgTAAGTGGAGCCAAAATTTACTCTAAATCATTGGAAGTGGACGATTTCAGGTCTAATAATGAATGGCTCAAAAAGTTCAATTGAGACATGAACTTGTTTATAAACATGTTAATAGGTAAAGTGCAAGTTTCAATATTGGAATCTGTAACACTGTGACTATTATAAGAAACTGTTATTAACACCAAAGTTTTCCATCATCAACAGAAACTGAAGTTAAAGATATTTCTATTTCATCTACTGCAGATTTAAATACAGTGGTGTCGGAATCAGGAATTCAGTAGCTCAGAAAaccaattttataatacaagatGCGCTTAATGTGTTACCATGAAAAAGGCAAGAacagtattaaatactttacagAATTTTATAGAGCAAACCAGCAACTCTGAAAAACAAGAGTTGTATGCTTTTATTACATTAGACAATGCTTTAAAGAATCTAACgcaaacaaaaattactgATCTTtcaatgattaaattttttattttatttgaagattttttttaaaatatttttttaaaatatatattatattatttacttaattttagtaaataagtaaaatgaaaatgagcCTAAGTCAATATGTTCCATAAGTTCTATGCATTTAACCAAATATTTTGGTATCTTTCTTGAGGTTCCAGTTATAGATATTGTACTGTATATACTCCTATACTATATTGTACTGTATGTtactattgatatttttataggttaaataatgtaaaagtatttttttatttcattagttACAATCATAAACagaattatacattataaattgaaaactaattaaatgtataagcAATACTGCCTTGAATTTATATTGCCATCTATTTACCTGTAAAATGGAAACGGATGACCTTAAACTTTGGGAAGTAATGCAATCCGTAATCAAGGATAATGTTATCAATTgtctatttaattgtttattgttttattgtattattgatTCATAGTAAGGCATGTAAACCTTTAAAggactaatataataattattaaaaacaatttcaataagAGAAATATCACAGTAGTCAATACTTTTAccactaaataattataacagttttaaattttagacaTTTAATACTACGCCACAATTTAATTCTTGGAAGAATAACtactttgtttataaataaattaaatcaaataaattttaatgaatattagaAACAATAACTTTGctgattgtattaaaattggaTTTGTACTTATGGGTAGTCAaaaggaaaattattaatataaattactttgttaTATGAACACATTTAGAATACAAATCTACCTCATTCAgcagttttaaagattttcaaATTTGGTTACAATACTGGCTTGCtcgtttaaattattgatatttaaaataaattttatgatatttaggACGACAGTGAAAGGATTCTAAGATTTTGTAGTTACCGTTAAGATAATAATACGTAGGATAGCTCGTTTCACCAAAATCTTACGTATTGATATATATCAATCGTGTTGGTATTTAggcattttaatgttttattcaaataatttatttaaaattctgtaACAATGAAAGCCTTACAAGCATCAATAATTGCAGGAATAAAACATTCTTTGCCCATCGTTTAATAACAACCTGATGTTGACATtgcttttactttttaacCTGTTCTGAAAATTAcaatacttacatattttcaaacttaTTAATAGGACggatacaaacaaaatcacatattttacacggttaaacatttttatttattttacattttcactGAACTGACATCTCACAAATTACGccatttttgttacttttttaaacaacGACCACTTATAATTATGTCTAATAATTGAAATGGATACAaggttttttgatatttaaattttttattatattttgttacatcTTCACATACATCTATAtcttttaagataataatatttttactttataattttcttattgttttatttactggaACACTACATAAACCTATTGTAATCGTAATAACAGTATTGTACAAACTGAAAAAGTAAACTGGAAAGTGGAAACgttatactttaatttatttggtatCTAGACCCAGAGGCCAGAGGCTAGATGTAATAGTGTTCTGTGGCATAGACGGAGCCAGCAACGTTTTCAGTTTTGACAGCGACTTTAGACAATTACGAAATCACAACATACCTACAATACAATCTTGAATCTACATACTTTATTAGTTTCATGAATCATATGTAAATCTTGaccataaattgtttttaaattttgtgaaCAATAAGAGGCAGAAAGTATTAGGTACCTAAGTGAGACAAATTCTtattgctatatatatatattatattatatattgctataaaatggatttaaataaactccCAAATGACAAAAAGCTTGAGCTCTGTAGGAACTATTTCAaaggtaagaaaaaaaaatatatttatctagtTAGCTTCGTTATAATActgatttgtttgttttcaatATCTGAAGTATTATTACCTACCTAGTTGCTAGGGTTAccaactttgttttaattaataaagtaaatatataggtatatgaAGACACGACATAagaaacagttaaaaaaaattaacagtattttatttattgttttaaatacatattttttacagcttatctCACAATTTACTAAGttacaatctttttaaaacttcATATGCCTTATCACAATTAtaactgaatttaaaataaataaggagttccatttttattaaattaatacatgcTCTAATTCTATCCTACTTCTATCTTACTCTAATTCTATCTTACTCTTTCAGTAAATTTTGAGGTGGCGGGCATGGAAAGTAGATATGAGACAATTTTAgttgttaataaattcttcTGGAGTGTTTGCCTTACTTTTGGCCAGTACTCATTTTAAGAAAATCTTTgtcttttgatatttttgttgtgtttgcattttaaaatgtagCAATAATTTTCAAGTTTCTTGTCTGTGTAGGTGGTAGGGCAGCAAATGTGTTAATCCGCCACTATCTCTGTacctaaatatgtatgttacctatcattgtaaatacttttaatgtcttaaactttaaaattttcagcaataccaaatagttttaataccaaatttgttttattttgagatGAGTTATAGGATATGATGATGTTGAAATgtacaataaacatttataatatgtattcatttagaatattctaaataagtatatttttttagttggaTGTGTATTTTTGCCATTTGTGTGGGCTGTTAATGCAGTGTGGTTCTTTAATGATGCATTCAAAAAATCACCATTTGATGAACAAAAggagataaaaaaatgtaagtcCTTGAAaactctttaataaaataaagcttacTGTGATTGGAAAGAACCATAACTAGCTAACAATTCATGGATTCATCTATTTTGTGACTATAAATGAATTTAGTTAATTGGGTTTTATGAAATTTCtagatttgtttgttttttagatGTGGTATTTAGTGCAATTGGAGCAATAATATGGATTATAGTGCTCTCTGTTTGGGTGGCAGCATTTCAACTGAATAGAGTGGCGTGGGGCTCAGTTGGAGATAgtctttcttttattttacctttGGGAAGGgcttaaatatgttatagtataataagtataaagctaattttttcataagtaaaattattgtataaaaaaatttaacatatgcCTAGCATATATCACTGGACGTGAGTTGAGTTGTTTAAGGATCATACTTAAAAGCATCAACTGAAAGactaaatatgataaaatccTGTATTTAACtcattataatgaataaaaaaatatatgtcaggattcatttgtttttttacttatgtaatatattttgttttaaatatctgtCTCAttcagtgttggcctagaaGGTTCTCTCATCCCTGAGTTTCTAGGTTCAAACCCTGGCTGTGGACTAAAGAAATGACTGGGTTTGTtacagtattttattgtaaagtttctttgttaattaaattaaatcagttcgaaagaaagaaaaacattgtagGCAAGTTGCTAAAActgttgttttataatatcaacCTTACATACTGACGTGTGGGTAGCATTTAAAGAATTTACtatgaaaagtattaaaaagaagttaaagtcaatatgtttattataaaataatataatactgcTACTCGATGCGCACGAGTCGCGGCGATGCCAGCCTCCTGTTCTGACGTATTTTTTGTACTTCTGATTTTACTATtctgtaaataaagtttagttgttaaaaccaaataaataattttttttacatttgtatttttatgtttataagcTAAAgcttgttcatttaatatggtTGTACTATGCAACTCTAAACATACGATGgagcattatttataatgtatatgaaattaaataatatgttgatCTTATTTTTGcgttaattactaattaattatattaatttgtaattatttatatgaaataaaactgtcaaatgtcaaaatttagGTTGACCGAAGGCTTAATGTTATGGGACTGAAGAAAAtgcgaaataaattaattatagaaaaaagcaTTATAAGGAAATTTGAAAACAGATATGACATTCTAGACATTCTATTCTCTTTAActagaatattatatactattacaaaaattaccgTATTAGGAAGACAAGAGCCATATAGTCGCATATAATCAGCATATAAAAGACATGTGACCAACTTCCAGCACTTGACACAACTCCTGCTAATAAAGGACCAACAGCTGCTcctaaacaaacaaaagaaacatATTCAATTGACATATTTTCTGATGCTCACATGAAACCTACAGAGAGCAAAATGATCTTTTATTCCTGCCAGTTTTGTTAGTATTAAGCCCATCCTGATAATATGTTTAGCACTAACTCACGGAGCAAGTGTGGTTGGCAGTGAGAAcactaaacaataaatacaacagttaactaattttaattttaaaaaaatctattaaaatatattttgaagttttatATCTACaagttatatgttatatataagttcAGCAAACACTACATTATTACATTCAAATATATGTGAGTTCTTAATAAAGCAATGTTTATTAGACAAATGTGgtcattaaatacattaaatttccaAAAGTATTCATAGACAGTTACTAAACTTATGtaccaataataaatatatacacttaCCAATACTGCCTGTACCATCAATGATGGCAGTGACAGTGGCTAGTGCTTGTGAATCACCCGACAAACTACTGTGTGTCCCTGAgacaaaaagaaacaattttttttctatacaaagTAGTATTTTCACTTATGTGATAAACATTGTTATTTTCGCAATTccattattcatttataatacacTAGTGACTAGCTGCTTCCGCGAACtttgtttctccttaatgcctagcctacctttttagtacatgccaacatggaacattttgctatgctacccccttttttattttttggttgattttttacaccttgtgcccgaaaaaccctaatatttAACCCtaatttgttcaaaattaaatatagcctatattactcgtggataatgtagctttcgaatggtgaaagaatttttaaaatcggtccagtagtttatgaacctattcattacaaacaaacaaagttttcctctttataatattagtgtagataagGCCTTAAATCTAGAATACGATTTATAGACTCATGTGATATAATATCACAGTTTATTTTAAGGCCATTAAATTCATGTGATAAGACGTATTTTGATTCAACGTAAACTTACCCAGCTCGGCACTAACCGCCGTAGTTATCAATGCATACGGTCCATTAACTAATACACCAGCTATGACAAGTAACCCTATGTTCAAATAATAAGACGTGGCACCCCACCACTGGTAAAAGAGAAGCTGAAAGAGATTTAACATAGATTATACCGCGCAGTTAAAGGTTTTTTGCTTACAAAAAGCTCACCCTAAAATTTGAAACCAACCAATTCCAGCAATATTATGAGAAAATCGTTAGAACAGAGTAAAATCAAGTAACGATTATGATTAGGTTAAAATCGCAACAGCTGTATAACTCACCGTTGGAGCGCATAGGAAGTAGAATACGGTGCAGACAATACCCGGACATCCGACTACGTCCGATAAAAGTCCGGCCACAATGGCGCCCAATACTCCACCAACGTCAAATGCTGTACTAACTTCACCAGATTGGCGTGGAGTTAGGGTTGCTGGaaattttgtacatttaacatatatactaacgatataaataataacaacttCCCAGTATAAGGcacaaaaatgatttatatctcaatatattatattgaatcaaCCGGTAGTAttacacttttattatatattgacttTGATATCGCCAGTAGTCAGAAAATCATTCTTCGGAGTAGACGTGTTTCGTAATAATGGACGATAAAAGTAAGGCCTGTATTGCTATAATATTGGcgtaaaatcaaagaaaaaaggtcgttgagaaaatatattaatactaaagGAAATTCCGGCCATTGTTTCAAGTCAGCTACTTAGCACTTGCATTATTATaaggtattatatatttgtacacTTAGTTCATAAAAGACAACAAAACTAGTGTGTAAAATCTAGTGAAGCATTATTATGtcataaacatttaacaaCCATAAAGCTATAATGGATGCCCGATAaacaaacacatttaaatttattgaatgaaATCAAGAATTTATTTCTGCCgcgttaaacaaataaatattgacgAGATCTCAACGATCACGATATATGTTGACCGGGGTCACACGGTGCCTATAAATTCGATCGCTGATTTTCTATATCTAtgttattaatagaattaatcATACTATATACGGACATAAATTACTATATCTCACTGCGTAGTCTATTCTCATGTCCACATTTATTC
This genomic window contains:
- the LOC110998204 gene encoding gamma-secretase subunit pen-2 gives rise to the protein MDLNKLPNDKKLELCRNYFKVGCVFLPFVWAVNAVWFFNDAFKKSPFDEQKEIKKYVVFSAIGAIIWIIVLSVWVAAFQLNRVAWGSVGDSLSFILPLGRA